In Prosthecobacter sp. SYSU 5D2, the following proteins share a genomic window:
- a CDS encoding DMT family transporter encodes MRDYLLLHLVILAWGFTAILGKLITLPPVEVVLWRTAMAAAGFAILARCRGRRLNVPRSELWKMLGVGSLLGLHWVLFFASARLATASVSLAALPTAMLWCSLIEPYVDGTRRWRPWELAVGAVIMGAVWMIYEVELQYWLGFTVGIAAAFLAALFAVINKQLVAQWHYSVMGYYQMLGALLITVLAWLVTPPFHLAIPGAGDAFWLFILASICTVGAYAGYMVVLRRMSVFTVNVVYNLEPVYGIILAVLIFGSQEHMSGGFYLGAGIIIGSVLLVPWLNRWITGVRTPAAKVPPFVP; translated from the coding sequence GTGCGTGATTACCTGCTGCTGCATCTCGTCATCCTGGCCTGGGGCTTCACCGCCATCCTGGGCAAGCTCATCACGCTTCCTCCAGTCGAGGTCGTCCTGTGGCGCACCGCCATGGCTGCCGCCGGTTTCGCCATCCTGGCACGCTGCCGGGGCCGCCGCCTTAATGTCCCGCGCAGTGAGCTGTGGAAAATGCTCGGCGTCGGTTCCCTCCTTGGGCTGCACTGGGTACTTTTCTTCGCCTCCGCCAGGCTGGCCACCGCAAGCGTCAGTCTCGCCGCCCTGCCCACGGCCATGCTCTGGTGCAGCCTCATCGAGCCCTATGTGGACGGCACCCGCCGCTGGCGGCCCTGGGAACTTGCTGTGGGAGCAGTCATCATGGGGGCCGTGTGGATGATCTATGAGGTGGAGTTGCAATATTGGTTAGGCTTCACAGTCGGCATCGCCGCCGCCTTCCTGGCCGCACTCTTTGCCGTCATTAACAAGCAGCTCGTGGCCCAGTGGCATTACAGCGTCATGGGTTATTACCAGATGCTCGGCGCGCTCCTCATCACCGTCCTCGCCTGGCTCGTCACCCCGCCTTTTCACCTCGCCATTCCTGGCGCGGGGGATGCTTTCTGGCTCTTCATCCTGGCCAGTATTTGCACCGTCGGTGCTTATGCTGGTTACATGGTCGTGCTGCGCCGCATGTCTGTCTTCACGGTGAATGTCGTTTACAATCTGGAGCCCGTTTATGGCATCATCCTCGCGGTCCTCATCTTCGGCTCGCAGGAGCACATGAGCGGCGGCTTTTACCTCGGGGCCGGCATCATCATCGGCAGCGTCCTGCTGG